Sequence from the Terriglobia bacterium genome:
GTTGGTCGTGGCCCTTGGGGGATTTGCCGGTGGCCTCACCGGGGGGAGTAGAGGCGTCATGGATCACTCTTCGCAGACATGCACAAAACGCATGTCTGCGGCACCCGCTATTTTCCTTGAGTGCAAACTGGAATAGTAGCGAAAGAACACCATAATTGGGGTCTTTCCAATCTCCATTTCAGCCAGCGACATGATATACTGGGTGCCGATTCCCCCCCTGTAATCCCCTTCAACGTTCCCCCGTCCAGGAGAGTCCATGGCCAGACCGCTGCGAATCGCATGGGAAGGAGCATGAAGACGTGACCCCAATCATTGGATTTTGATTATAATGGGCCGATTCAAACCTGACCTCAAATCCGGAGAGAATGATGAAATCATTCCCAACTGTCCTTTTCCTTGGAAGCGTTCTGCTCGCGACTCTTGTGGCCTCTCGACCGACGGCGATCCCCTCTGATCAGGACCCCCTCCGATTGCCGGAGGAAAAACACCTGCACAACCTTCGCCAGTTGACATTCGGGGGGCAAAACGCCGAGGCCTACTTTTCGGCGGATGACAAAAAACTGATCTTCCAGTCCACGCGTGACGAATATCCGTGCGACCAGATTTTCACCATGAATATCGATGGGTCAGAGGCGAAGAGGGTCTCCACCGGCCACGGGCGCACCACCTGCGCCTACTTCGCTCCGGATGGAAAGCGAATCACCTTCTCATCGACTCATCTTGCCAGCCCGGAATGCCCGCCTCGGCCCGACTACTCGCGCGGATACGTGTGGCCGGTTTATCCGGCTTATGACATTTTCAGCGCTCGGCCCGATGGGTCTGACCTGAAGCAGATGACCCATACCGCCGGCTATGATGCCGAGGGTGTCATCTCCCCGAACGGAAAGCGAATGGTCTTCACTTCCATTCGGAATGGAGACCTGGACATCTATACCATGGACCTCGACGGAAGGAACGTGAAACAACTCACCCATGAATTGGGATATGACGGCGGGCCGTTTTTCTCTTACGATGGCCGGTGGATCGTCTATCGCGCCTACCACCCGGAGTCCGGGAAGGATATTGCCGAGTATCGCGAGCTGTTGAAACAAAGCCTGATCCGCCCCACCACCCTCGAGATTTGGATGATGAAGGCGGACGGGACAGCAAAACGGCAAATCACTCACAACGGCAAGGCCAATTTCGCCCCGTGTTTCTTCCCCGACGGAAAGCGGATCATTTTTTCATCAAATATGCAGGACCCTAAAGGAAGGATCTTTAACCTGTACTCCATCAAAGTGGACGGTTCCGGGCTCGAACGCGTCACATACAGTGACGCCTTTGACAGTTTTCCAATGTTCAGTCATGACGGGAAGAAACTGGTCTTTGCCTCGAATCGGAATGGCAAGGTCCCACATGAGACGAATGTGTTCATTGCGGACTGGGTTGAGTGAGGGGAAGTTGTCGGTTCTCGGTTGTCGGTTCTCAGTTGTCAGTTCTCAGCGGTCAGTTGCAAGTTCCTCGCTTTCACTCCGCAATCCGAAATCCACATTCCGCAATTCAGAAGACCCGCAGGGCTCAAGCTTGGGCGATCAATTGCCGCAGCATGTAGGGAAGAATTCCGCCGTGCTGGTAGTATTCGACTTCGATGGGGGTATCGATGCGGGCGGTGACCGGGACCTCTTCGCTCTGGCCATTGGCGCGATGAATGGTCAGGGCCATCTCCTGGCGCGGCTTGATGCCTCCTAAAAAACCCGTGAGGTCGAACGTTTCCGAACCGTCGAGGCGCAGAGACTGAGGGCCCACGCCTTCCTTGAACTGACACGGCAGGACTCCCATCTGGACCAGGTTGCTGCGGTGGATGCGCTCAAAGCTCTGCGCGACGACCGCCCGGATGCCCAGCAAGCGCGTGCCCTTGGCCGCCCAATCGCGGGAGCTGCCGGTCCCGTACTCCTGGCCGGCGATCACGACCAGCGGTTTGTCTTCGGCCTGATACTTCACCGCGGCGTCGTAGATACTCATCTCTTCCCCGTCCGGCTGATGCACCGTGACGCAACCTTCTGTGCCCGGTACCATCAGGTTTTTGAGCCGCACGTTTGCGAACGTCCCGCGCGTCATCACCCGGTCATTGCCGCGGCGCGAACCATAGCTGTTGAAGTCTTCCACAGACACGCCCTGCTCATTCAGATACAAACCGGCCGGAGAATTCGGTTTGATCGCGCCGGCGGGGCTGATGTGATCGGTGGTGACCGAATCTCCAAAAATGGCCAGGGCCCAGGCCCCGCGGATCTCCGCGAGGGGGCCAGGCTTCATCCCAAGGCCGGAGAAATAGGGGGGCTCCTGGATATACGTGGACTCCGGATCCCACTCGTACACCTCGCCTCGAGGACTGGGAATCTCGTTCCAGAGGGGGTTCTGCGCGGCAAAGTTGTGGTAGAGTCTTCGATAGGTTTCAGGATCGACCGCTGAGCGCATGGTATCGCGGACCTCTTCGAGGCTGGGCCAAACATCCCGGAGGTAAACACTGGTGCCGTCCTTGCCCTTTCCTAAGGGCTCTTTCGTCATGTCGATCGCCACCGTGCCGGCCACCGCAAAAGCGACCACCAGCGGCGGGCTCATCAGGAAGTTTGCCTTGATGTTCTGATGGACTCGCGCCTCAAAATTGCGGTTGCCGCTCAAAACGCTGGCGGCGATCAGGTCATTCCGGGTGATCACCTCTTCGAGGTGCGGCTCGAGGGGGCCGGAATTTCCAATGCAGGTCGTACATCCATAGCCGACGAGGTGGAACCCCAGGCGGTCGAGATAGGGCTGGAGCCCGGTCTTCTGAAGATATTCTGTCACTACACGGGACCCGGGGGCGAGCGAGGTCTTCACCGCCGGACGGACTGAAAGTCCTCTTTCAACAGCCTTCTTCGCCAAAAGCCCCGCGGCCAGCATTACACTCGGGTTGGAGGTGTTGGTGCATGAGGTAATCGCCGCGATGAGCACGTCGCCGTGGCAGAGATCCACCGGTGCACTGGAAAACTCCTCTTCGGGCACCTCTTCGATCCGATCGGGCGTGGGATGCTCGTTAATCATCTCCATTTCGTCCAGCGTAGCGGCGGCGCTCAGGTTGGGGCCCCCGCGGGGGGCCAATTCCTGCACTCCGGCCGCTGCCACAGGGTGAGGGATTCGCTGTGCTTCGCTGCCCATCGCTGTGCTGAACCGGCGATTGATCTCCTCACTGGATTTGTTATAACCGCCTTCCTGGACCGGTTTCCGCATAAGTTCGAGGAACCTCTCCTTGATCTTTGGCAGATCGATTCGATCCTGCGGCCGTTTGGGACCCGCCACCGCCGGAACCACATCCTGGAGATCCAGTTCGAGCACCTTGCTGTATTGGCAATCGCCCTTTCCCGGTATGCCAAACAGTCCCTGAGCCTTGAAGTAGTTCCGAACCAACTCCACCTGCTCGCTGCTCCGTCCCGTCGCGCGATAGTAGGCGCACGTTTCCTCATCCACAGGAAAGAATCCCATGGTCGCCCCGTACTCGGGCGACATGTTCGCAATCGTGGCGCGATCCGGCACCGACAGTTTTGCGGCTCCCTCGCCGTGATATTCCACAAATTTCCCCACCACCTTGGCCTTTCGCAACATCTCGGTGACATGCAGGACGACGTCGGTCGCGGTCACTCCTTCATTCAGCTGTCCGCTCATGTGGACGCCGACCACATCGGGCGTCAGGAAGTAGACGGGCTGGCCAAGCATGCCGGCCTCGGCTTCGATTCCGCCGACGCCCCATCCGACGACGCCTAAGCCGTTAATCATCGTGGTATGAGAATCGGTCCCCACCAGGGTGTCGGGATAATAAACGCCGTCTCTTTCGAGCACCCCCTGGGCCAGGTATTCCAAATTGACCTGATGGCAAATCCCGATGCCCGGGGGAACGACCTTGAACTTGTTGAACGTCCCCATGCCCCATTTCAAGAATTGGTAGCGCGCCCGATTGCGTTTGAACTCCATTTCCATGTTGAGGTGGAGGGCCTCAGCGATTCGGGCAACATCCACTTGTACGGAGTGATCAACCACGAGATCCACGGGAACTGAAGGTTCGACCCTTTTCGGGTCCTTGCCCAGCCGGGCCACCGCCGAGCGCATCGCAGCCAGATCGACAAGTAAAGGAACGCCCGTAAAATCCTGCAATAGAATCCGCGAGACAACAAAGGGGATTTCTTCGGTGCGTTCGGCCACAGGACGCCAACGGGCGAGCGTCTTGACATCATCCTCCACGATTCGCCGGCCATCGTAGTTGCGAAGCACAGATTCCAGGACAATGCGGATGCTGACCGGCAAATTTGAAATGGGCCCGACCCCTTCCCTCTCCAGCTGAGGGAGCGAATAGAATTTCCCGGCCCGGTCACCGGCAATTCTGAAGGATTGGAGCGAATTAAATAGATTGTGAGCCATTGACGGTGAGCCTTCCTTCTTTGCTATTTCAAACGGCGAACGGCCAGCAGCGCCAGGTCGTCCGTCTTCGGAACACCGGCCCGGAACATCGACAGGTCTTTGAGGCAGGCACTTACCAGTTCCTTCGCCGCGAGGGCGTGGTTGGCGCTGGCCAATCTCGACAACCGTTCAAACCCATATTCATCGCCTGCCCCATTCTGGGCCTCCGAGACTCCATCCGTGAAAAGAAGGAGGGTGTCGTTGGCAACGAGGCGCAGCCGGGTCGATGAGAATTGCTGATCGCAGAATACGCCGACCGGGAGGCCCGTCGCGCTGATACGGGTGACGTCACGGCCATGAACCAGCAAAGGGGGCAGGTGGCCGGCATTGCAGATTTCAACTTCCCCCGAGTTGCTGGCTCTTCCACAGACCAGGGTCGCATAATGTGTCGGGAGCGTGGTTTCGCAGAAAACTCGACTGGCCCGCTCAACGAGCTGACCCAGAGGCAATCCCAGGGAAATCAGGGTCCGAAACATCGCATGAAGCTGCGCCATAAGCATCGAGGCCGCGACCCCTTTTCCCGACACATCCCCCAGGATGAAATAGAGGTCTCCCCCTTCCACACGGACCAGGTCACTATAGTCGCCGCTGA
This genomic interval carries:
- a CDS encoding aconitate hydratase, which codes for MAHNLFNSLQSFRIAGDRAGKFYSLPQLEREGVGPISNLPVSIRIVLESVLRNYDGRRIVEDDVKTLARWRPVAERTEEIPFVVSRILLQDFTGVPLLVDLAAMRSAVARLGKDPKRVEPSVPVDLVVDHSVQVDVARIAEALHLNMEMEFKRNRARYQFLKWGMGTFNKFKVVPPGIGICHQVNLEYLAQGVLERDGVYYPDTLVGTDSHTTMINGLGVVGWGVGGIEAEAGMLGQPVYFLTPDVVGVHMSGQLNEGVTATDVVLHVTEMLRKAKVVGKFVEYHGEGAAKLSVPDRATIANMSPEYGATMGFFPVDEETCAYYRATGRSSEQVELVRNYFKAQGLFGIPGKGDCQYSKVLELDLQDVVPAVAGPKRPQDRIDLPKIKERFLELMRKPVQEGGYNKSSEEINRRFSTAMGSEAQRIPHPVAAAGVQELAPRGGPNLSAAATLDEMEMINEHPTPDRIEEVPEEEFSSAPVDLCHGDVLIAAITSCTNTSNPSVMLAAGLLAKKAVERGLSVRPAVKTSLAPGSRVVTEYLQKTGLQPYLDRLGFHLVGYGCTTCIGNSGPLEPHLEEVITRNDLIAASVLSGNRNFEARVHQNIKANFLMSPPLVVAFAVAGTVAIDMTKEPLGKGKDGTSVYLRDVWPSLEEVRDTMRSAVDPETYRRLYHNFAAQNPLWNEIPSPRGEVYEWDPESTYIQEPPYFSGLGMKPGPLAEIRGAWALAIFGDSVTTDHISPAGAIKPNSPAGLYLNEQGVSVEDFNSYGSRRGNDRVMTRGTFANVRLKNLMVPGTEGCVTVHQPDGEEMSIYDAAVKYQAEDKPLVVIAGQEYGTGSSRDWAAKGTRLLGIRAVVAQSFERIHRSNLVQMGVLPCQFKEGVGPQSLRLDGSETFDLTGFLGGIKPRQEMALTIHRANGQSEEVPVTARIDTPIEVEYYQHGGILPYMLRQLIAQA
- a CDS encoding SpoIIE family protein phosphatase — its product is MATNMENMMRGQLLDRRHKLEAAALRAPVQENLSHLLQEVDAALERMNTGAYGLCEVCHDPIETERLVADPLAQFCLDHLTPGQQRALEKDLELAALIQSGLLPKQSMSFDGWDASYHYEPAGPISGDYSDLVRVEGGDLYFILGDVSGKGVAASMLMAQLHAMFRTLISLGLPLGQLVERASRVFCETTLPTHYATLVCGRASNSGEVEICNAGHLPPLLVHGRDVTRISATGLPVGVFCDQQFSSTRLRLVANDTLLLFTDGVSEAQNGAGDEYGFERLSRLASANHALAAKELVSACLKDLSMFRAGVPKTDDLALLAVRRLK